A section of the Thermodesulfobacteriota bacterium genome encodes:
- a CDS encoding type II toxin-antitoxin system PemK/MazF family toxin, which produces MNRGGLYRVPSPSAKDPKKSRVFVVVSRQILLDSRFSTVICAPVYSVHDGLSTQVAIGTESGLKHDSSVHCDELVSLPKSALTNYVGALPIKKTRELDKALRIALDIPESD; this is translated from the coding sequence GTGAACCGGGGGGGGCTGTATCGCGTTCCCAGCCCCAGCGCAAAAGATCCGAAGAAATCCCGGGTATTTGTTGTCGTCAGCCGTCAGATACTCCTCGACTCGCGATTTTCCACGGTGATCTGTGCGCCCGTATACTCCGTTCATGACGGTTTATCGACTCAGGTGGCGATCGGAACCGAATCCGGTTTGAAGCATGACAGCAGTGTCCATTGCGACGAGCTGGTAAGCTTGCCGAAATCCGCGCTGACGAACTATGTCGGCGCCCTTCCAATCAAGAAAACGCGAGAGCTTGATAAAGCTCTTCGTATTGCTTTGGATATTCCCGAATCGGATTGA
- a CDS encoding ribbon-helix-helix domain-containing protein encodes MKVKTSITLAEDLLKVIDEQAGSHKSRSDFIEKALRAYIDQMKRDRQNAKDLEIINREADRLNQEAKDVLSYQVLP; translated from the coding sequence ATGAAAGTAAAGACCTCCATCACACTTGCGGAAGATCTGCTGAAGGTGATCGATGAGCAGGCCGGGTCCCACAAGAGCCGGTCCGATTTCATCGAGAAGGCCTTGAGGGCTTATATCGATCAGATGAAACGAGATCGGCAAAACGCGAAGGATCTGGAAATCATCAATCGGGAAGCGGATCGTCTGAATCAGGAGGCGAAGGATGTGTTGAGCTACCAGGTGCTCCCGTGA